A genomic segment from Mustela lutreola isolate mMusLut2 chromosome 15, mMusLut2.pri, whole genome shotgun sequence encodes:
- the SEZ6 gene encoding seizure protein 6 homolog isoform X1, which produces MRSVALLLLPSLLALLAHGLSSETPTTGDGQAPGIEETDGELTVAPTPEQSERGVHFVTTAPTLKLLNHHPLLEEFLQEGLEGGEEGLRPALPFQPDPPTPFTPSPLPRLTNQDSRPVFTSPTPAMAAAPTHPQARERPWSRESEPPVHHITAPLPPVPSLGSRERPNTTPPSRAWTPTQEGPGDMGRPWAPEVKSQTLGLGVEGSITTSTASGDDEETTTTIVTTTITTVQPPGPCSWNFSGPEGSLDSPTAPSSPTDVGLDCFYYISVYPGYGVEIKVQNISLREGETVTVEGLGGPDPLPLANQSFLLKGQVIRSPTHQAALRFQSLPPPAGPGTFHFHYQAYLLSCHFPRRPAYGAVTVTSLHPGGSARFRCATGYQLKGARLLTCLNATQPFWDFQEPVCIAACGGVTRNATTGRIVSPGFPGNYSNNLTCHWLLEAPEGQRLHLHFEKVSLAEDDDRLIIRNGDNVEAPPVYDSYEVEYLPIEGLLSSGRHFFVELSTDSSGAAAGMALRYEAFQQGHCYEPFVKYGNFSSSAPSYPVGTTVEFSCDPGYTLEQGSIIIECIDPHDPQWNETEPACRAVCSGEITDSAGVVLSPNWPEPYSRGQDCIWGVHVEEDKRVLLDVRVLRIGPGDVLTFYDGDDLTARVLGQYSGPRGHFKLFTSMADVTIQFQSDPGASVLGYQQGFVIHFFEVPRNDTCPELPEIPNGWKSPSQPELVHGTVVTYQCYPGYQVVGSSVLMCQWDLTWSEDLPSCQRVTSCHDPGDVEHSRRLVSSSKFPVGATVQYICDQGFVLTGSPILTCHDRQASSPKWSDRAPKCLLEQLKPCHGLSAPENGAHSPEKRLHPAGATVHFSCAPGYVLKGQASIKCVPGHPSHWSDPPPICRAASLDGFYSGRSLDVAKAPAPSSSLDAAHIAAAIFLPLVVMVLLVGGVYLYFSRLQGKSPLRLPRTRPRPYDRITVESAFDNPTYEIGSLYFAGDERI; this is translated from the exons GACTCTCCTCAGAGACCCCAACCACGGGGGACGGGCAGGCCCCAGGCATCGAGGAGACAGACGGGGAGCTGACTGTGGCCCCCACACCTGAGCAGTCAGAACGAGGCGTCCACTTCGTCACAACAGCCCCTACGTTGAAGCTGCTCAACCACCACCCACTGCTCGAGGAATTCTTACAAGAAGGGCTGGAGGGTGGCGAGGAGGGGCTGAGGCCAGCACTGCCTTTCCAGCCTGACCCACCAACACCGTTCACCCCGAGTCCCCTTCCCCGCCTGACCAACCAGGACAGCCGCCCTGTCTTCACCAGCCCTACTCCGGCCATGGCTGCAGCTCCCACTCACCCCCAGGCCAGAGAAAGACCCTGGAGCCGGGAGTCTGAGCCCCCTGTACATCATATCACAGCTCCCCTACCTCCCGTACCCAGCCTGGGTTCCAGGGAAAGGCCTAATACTACACCCCCCAGCAGAGCCTGGACCCCGACCCAAGAGGGTCCTGGAGATATGGGCAGACCATGGGCTCCAGAGGTCAAGTCCCAGACCCTGGGGCTTGGGGTGGAGGGATCCATCACGACCTCCACGGCTTCAGGGGACGATGAGGAGACCACCACCACCAttgtcaccaccaccatcaccaccgtcCAGCCACCAG gcccTTGTAGCTGGAATTTCTCAGGCCCGGAGGGCTCTCTGGACTCCCCCACGGCCCCCAGCTCACCTACAGATGTCGGCCTGGACTGTTTCTACTACATTTCCGTCTACCCCGGCTACGGTGTAGAAATCAAG GTCCAGAACATCAGCCTCCGAGAGGGGGAGACGGTGACTGTGGAGGGCCTGGGGGGGCCTGACCCACTGCCCCTGGCCAACCAGTCTTTCCTACTGAAGGGGCAAGTCATCCGTAGCCCCACCCACCAAGCAGCACTGAGGTTCCAGAGCCTCCCACCACCTGCTGGGCCTGGCACCTTCCATTTCCACTACCAAG CCTACCTCCTGAGCTGCCACTTTCCCCGGCGTCCTGCTTATGGAGCCGTGACCGTCACCAGCCTCCACCCAGGAGGTAGCGCCCGCTTCCGCTGTGCCACTGGCTACCAGCTGAAGGGTGCCAGGCTTCTCACCTGTCTCAATGCCACCCAGCCCTTCTGGGATTTCCAGGAGCCTGTCTGCATTG CCGCCTGCGGTGGAGTGACCCGCAATGCCACCACTGGCCGTATTGTCTCCCCGGGCTTCCCGGGCAACTACAGCAACAATCTCACCTGCCACTGGCTGCTTGAGGCCCCAGAAGGCCAGAGGCTGCACTTACACTTTGAGAAGGTTTCCCTGGCAGAGGATGACGACAG ACTCATCATCCGCAATGGAGACAACGTGGAGGCCCCTCCAGTGTATGACTCCTACGAGGTAGAGTACCTGCCCATCGAGGGACTGCTCAGTTCCGGCCGGCACTTCTTCGTGGAGCTCAGCACTGACAGCAGCGGGGCAGCTGCCGGCATGGCCCTGCGCTATGAGG CCTTCCAGCAGGGCCACTGCTATGAACCTTTTGTCAAATACGGCAACTTCAGCAGCAGCGCCCCCTCTTACCCTGTGGGCACCACCGTGGAGTTCAGCTGTGACCCTGGCTACACTCTGGAGCAGGGCTCTATCATCATCGAGTGCATTGACCCCCACGACCCGCAGTGGAACGAGACAGAACCAGCCTGCCGAG CTGTGTGCAGTGGGGAGATCACAGACTCAGCTGGTGTGGTGCTCTCCCCCAACTGGCCGGAGCCTTATAGCCGCGGGCAAGACTGCATCTGGGGTGTGCACGTGGAGGAGGACAAGCGCGTCCTGCTGGACGTCCGAGT GCTGCGCATAGGCCCTGGTGACGTGCTTACCTTCTATGATGGGGACGACCTGACGGCCCGGGTCCTGGGCCAGTACTCAGGGCCCCGTGGCCACTTCAAGCTCTTTACCTCCATGGCCGACGTCACCATACAGTTCCAGTCAGACCCCGGGGCCTCGGTGCTGGGCTACCAACAGGGCTTTGTCATCCACTTCTTTG agGTGCCCCGCAATGACACATGTCCAGAGCTGCCAGAGATCCCCAATGGCTGGAAGAGCCCGTCTCAGCCTGAGCTGGTACATGGTACAGTTGTCACTTACCAGTGCTACCCTGGCTACCAGGTGGTAGGATCTAGTGTCCTTATGTGCCAGTGGGACCTAACCTGGAGCGAGGACCTGCCTTCCTGTCAGAGAG TGACTTCCTGCCATGACCCTGGGGATGTGGAGCACAGCCGACGCCTCGTATCTAGCTCCAAATTTCCTGTGGGGGCCACCGTGCAGTATATCTGTGACCAGGGTTTTGTACTGACCGGTAGTCCCATCCTCACGTGCCACGACCGTCAGGCCAGCAGCCCCAAGTGGAGCGACCGGGCCCCCAAGTGTCTCC TGGAACAGCTCAAGCCATGCCATGGCCTCAGCGCCCCTGAGAATGGTGCCCACAGTCCTGAGAAGCGGCTTCACCCAGCAGGGGCTACTGTCCACTTCTCATGTGCCCCTGGCTATGTGCTGAAGGGCCAGGCCAGCATCAAGTGTGTGCCCGGGCACCCTTCCCATTGGAGTGACCCCCCACCCATCTGTAGGGCTG CCTCTCTGGATGGGTTCTACAGCGGCCGCAGCCTGGATG TTGCCAAGGCACCTGCTCCCTCCAGCTCCCTGGATGCCGCCCACATTGCAGCTGCCATTTTCTTGCCCCTGGTGGTGATGGTGCTCTTGGTGGGAGGTGTGTATCTCTACTTCTCTAG GCTCCAAGGGAAAAGCCCCCTGCGGCTGCCCCGGACGCGACCCCGTCCCTACGACCGCATTACTGTGGAGTCAGCATTTGACAATCCAACTTACGAGATTGGA TCTCTTTACTTTGCAGGAGACGAAAGAATATGA